DNA from Brevibacterium sp. 'Marine':
CCCCGTTCCGTCATCTCACCATTATATCTTTACACATCCTGTATTATCTACTGGCCGGGGCGAACATCTCCTCGGCGTTCGTCGTTCCCACGGTCGCAGTCAGCCTCGACGTCGTCGTCCACCTGCGCAGAGATCCGTCCGGGGTACGCCGGGTCGATGAGATCTGCGCGGTGCCCGGCGGAGTCGAAGGCGACGTCGTCGAACTCGACACGATCTTCCATTCGCCCCGCGGACAGCTCATCCGCGGTCAGGGGTTCGGCCACCTCGGCGAGCGATTTGCGGCCATCGGCCGCGATCTTCACTCCATTCTGGAGGCGGCATGAGCTATTCGCAGTTCGCTCTGCTCAGCGGTGCCTGCCTCGGGGCGGGACTCTTCCTCATCTGGACGTCGCTGTGGCAGCGACCGCAGAGCAAGCGGACTCAGTCGCGGTGGGTGCGCGAACTCGATGACATGCTCACCGGTGCCGGATTCCCCAGGCTGCGTCCGGCCCATCTGCTGCTCATCTCGGTCGCGGCGTTCTGTATTGTGACCGTCGTATCGACAGTGCTCACCGGATCGTGGGCGATCGCGCTGTGCTTCGGCCTCTTCGCCTCCTGGCTGCCGCACCGGGCATTGCAGCATCGGGCGCGCAGCAGACAGGTGATGCGGCGTGAGCTGTGGCCCGAAACCCTCGACCATCTCAATTCCGGAGTCCGCGCGGGACTGTCTCTGCCCGAAGCGCTGAGTTCTCTGGCCCATCGCGGACCCGAACCGCTGCGGCCGCTGTTCGAAGTCTTCGCCGAGGAATATCGGGCCAGCGGCTCATTCGCCTTGGCGTTGGAGCGATTCAGACAGGTCAGCGCCGACCCGGTGGCCGACCGCATCGTCGTCGCACTCAGCGTCACTCGGCAGGTCGGCGGCAGCGACTTGGGCACCATGCTGCGGGCCTTGGCACAGTTCGTCCGTGATGATGCCCGCACCCGCAACGAGCTCTCCGCCCGGCAGCAGTGGACGGTCAACGGTGCCCGACTGGCCGTCGCAGCACCGTGGGTGGTCCTCGCATTCCTGTCGACTCGACCCGAAACGGCGGTGGCGTACAACTCGCGGACCGGGCTGATCCTCCTGGCGGCGGGCTTCGTCGTCTCTCTGCTGGCGTATCAGGCGATGAAGCGCATCGGTCGACTCCCGGCCGAACCCCGGGTCATCGAGGGGTCCTCGCTCAGCGCCGCCCACCGACGTTTCGCAGACAACGCCGGCATGAGCAGCGGATTCACCGCCGACAGCGACGACTCCGCGGACGGACGGGCGGCATGAGTCTCCTCGGCGAGCCTCTGTCGATCCTGGCCCTCGGACTCTTCAACGGCTTCGCTCTGTGTGTCTTCGTCCTCTCCCTTCCGCCGCTGCGCAGGCCGACGCTGTCCTCACGGATCGCACCCTATCTGCGGGATCAGGAATCCTTGGTCGACATCTACGCTCCGCCGACCCCGCGCGCCGACGGTTTCTGGGGGCTGGCGAAGTCATGGCTGGTCAGCTCGACCCTGTGGGTGACGTCGCGCATCACCACGGATGCGACTCTGCGGCTGCGCATCGACCGCCTCGGCGGCAACGCCACGATCGAACGGTTCCGCATCAGCCAGGTGCTGAGCATCCTCGTCGGGATGATCGTCGCCGGCGGTCTGGCCGGTGCGCTGTCGGCACAACGCGGCTTCTCCCCCATCGTCACCGTCGTCCTTATCATCAGCGGAGGCGTCGCCGGGCACGTCTTCAACGATTGGCGACTCAGCCAAGCCATCGCCCGCCACGAATCCCGCGTGCTCGCCGAATTCCCCACCGTCGCCGAACTCCTCGCATTGTCCATCACCGCAGGTGAGGGAATCGTGGAGGCCCTCGAACGAGTGTGCCGCACCTGCTCCGGCGACCTCATCGACGAACTCCGCGCGGCCCTGGCCGCCACCCGCACCGGCACACCGTTGGTCGAAGCGCTCGACACGATGGCCACGCGCATCGCCATCCCGGAGATCGTCCAATTCGTCGACGGCCTCGCCGTGTCGATGGCCCGCGGCACACCGCTGGCCGAAGTGCTCCGCTCCCAAGCCGCTGATGTGCGCGAACAGTCCCGACGGCGGTTGCTCGAACTGTCCGGTCGCAAAGAGATCGGGATGCTCGTACCGGTCGTCGTATTCGTGCTTCCCGTCACCGTGATCTTCGCCGTCTTCCCGTCCCTGACCGTCCTCGACCTCAGTCCATAACGTCCACGCCACGCACCACCGACCATTCCCCGCACCCACAGCCAGTCCCGCACCACCGACCACGCGGATCGACACCTCGACCTCGCCGATGAAGGAGACACGATGTTCCGCCAGTTCACCTACCGCCTCGTCCCGTTCATGCTCGGGCTCATCCCCGGTCCCCCTCCACGAGGGGGAACCACCATCCCCGAGGCGGCCGAGACCGACATCGACGCGAACCATGTCGACCGACCCGATCGCGGGGACGTTCCCGGCTGGGTCCTCATCACTCTCATGACCGCAGGGTTGGTGGTTGCACTGTGGGCGCTGGCCGGCGAAGCCTTCACCTCGATGTTCCAAGACGCGATGAACAAGGTCCGCGGGGCCGGGTGACCAGGCGGTGACCACAGACGACGAGACGGAACCGGGCGGCCGGAGGAGGGCTGACTCGGTGACGGCGGCAGGCGAGCGCAGCGATTCGGGATCCGCCGTCGCCGAGTTCGCCCTCATCGCCTCGCTGCTGGCCCTCATCCTGGCCGGAGCCCTGCAGATCGGTCTCGTCATCCATGTCCGCAACACGGTCATCGATTCCGCCATCGCCGGGGCGAGGCAGGCGAGCCTGGCCGATCAGACTCCGAGCGACGGGCAGAAGCTCACCCGCGACCTCATCCGCGTGTCCGTGGGCGAGCGCTACGCCCAGAAGGTCACCGTCTCGACGTCGCAGCGCGGTGCCGTCGAGATCGTCGAGGTGCGGGTGACGACTCCACTCCCGGTTCTCGGGCTGTGGGGCCCCGCCGAGGTCTGGGACCTGCGCGGTCGATCCATCGTCGAGGACATCGACCGTGACTGAACCCGAGGTCGGCCGGGAGGTTGCGGCCGAATCAGCAGATGAGGGAACGGCGGTCATCGAGTTCATCTTCGCCTCCATCGTCCTGCTCATCCCGGTCATCTACCTCATGCTCACCCTCTCTCAGCTGCAGGCGGCCAGCTATGCGACCACCTCGGCGGCGATGTCGGCCTCACGCATCGCCGCTCGCGACGCGAACCCCTCGGAGGCTCGAGCCCGCGCGGTCGCCGACATGCATTTCGCGGATTTCGGGCTGCGGGATGCGCCGACTTCCATCACCTACTCGTGCACCGGGCCCTGTGGACAGGCCGGGTCCCTCATCACCGCACGAGTCGTGACGAAAGTGTCGCTGCCAGGGTTCCCGCTCCTCTTCGGCTCCGACCGTTCACCGCACATCACCTTGCGTGCAAACCACACCGACGTCGTCGCCACAGGAAGCCAGTGATATGTCGGCCACGGGAGAGCACGGCTCGAAGCGGCGTGGGAATCCGACACGCGGTCAAGAGCCGGATCATGATTCGGATGCCGGGTCCATCACGCCGCTGGCCATCGGCTTCGTCGTCATCGCCTTGCTGCTGGCCCTCCTCATCGCGGCCCTGACCGACCTGCACATGGCCCGCCGAGAGCTGCAGGGGCTGGCCGACTCTGCGGCGCTGGCTGCCTCCGACTCATTCGAACCGGCTCCCGGCGACGATCCCGGTCTCGTATTCTCACCTCCAGCGGCCAAACGAGCCGCCGGACGGTACCTCGATGCGGTGCCGACTCCGAAGGACATGGGCAATCTGCGGTTGAGTGCCGATGCCGATGGGGCGCATTCGGTACGCATCCGCATCGAGGCCCGCTATTCTCCGGCGCTGCTCTCACCGTTCGTCCCCGGCCTCATCGACCTCCACGCCACCGCTTATGCCCGGGGCGCCCTGCGCCTCGACTGATCGCGGCCCGTCGTCGTCACTTCGCCTCCGATTCCTGTGGATTCCGGGCCCACTCACACGCCTTGAAGCTGTGGATGCCCACACCGTTTCCACAGGGTGTTTTCTCGCTCTTGCCCGAACCGTGCGATCGCGGTGAGTCTGTGGGCATGAGAACTCTGGGGCTCATCCACCGCATTGAGACGAACGGAGCCGTCACGAGCATGAGCATCGAGGCCGAATCAGCCCAACCGGCCGTCGACGTCTTCCGGTCTGCCCTCGGACCCGAGTTGACGCATCAGGACCTCATCACCGGCAACCGGCTCGAGAACCGCAGCATCGAGTCGATCAGCTGGGGTCACTGGCAGCGACTCAATCCGATCACCGTTGTCGGGGCGAACTCTCTGCGCAATGCCGACACCTGCGCCGACTCCGCACGGACGAGCGTATCCGTCCTGGCAGGACCCGACTCCGGCTTCGCTCTGAGCCTCGACCCTCGGCGAGCCCGCCTGTCTCGGCTGTCCCACACCGATTGCCTGACCGTCATCGACCCCAGCATCTCCCGCACCCCGCAGCCGCTGCGACTCGATGCCACAGGAGATCAGCCCGCAATCCGTCTGGGAACGACTGTGCTCGCACCGGGCACAGCAGATGGTTCGTCGGCCGGCTCTTCTTCCTCGGCTGCCCGTTCGGCTCCGCCGATCCGGTCCCCACCGCTGCACCACAGCAACGACATCCACATCGCCCCGAAGACGATCGACGATCCTCGCCCGGCCAGACCCCCACAGTGGTGGACGTTCCTCATCCCCGTCGGCATCGGCGTGGTGCTGGCCGTTGCCACCGGAATGTGGTGGTTCCTCCTCTTCAGCGTCTCGGCCCCGCTCTCCGGGTGGGTCGCCTACCTGGTGGAGAAGAAGCGCTTCACTCGCGACAGCGCACAATGCCGACTCGACCGTGACGAAGCGGTGGCCGAAGCACGAGCCAGGCTGCGCCGCCTCGAGGCAGCGCAGCGACACAGGATCTTCTCCTCCCCCGGTCTGTGTCTGGGTTTCGGGACGGTCTTCAGCGACCTCACCATCGACGAACAGCTGCAGGACGGAACCGACCACGTCGACGGTCGAGTCGCCTGCGCCGATATGCCGATCCGCATCGATCCGCGCACAACGACGGTCACCGTCAGCGGGACGCCGACAGTCCTGCGCACCATGGCCTTCGCCTGGCTGGCCGACCGGCGATTCAGATGGCGGCCGGATTCCGAACTCGCACTGCTGCCGGAGCTGGCAGGCACCGAGTTCTCCGGCGACTGCGCATCGACCAAGGTCCGGTCCGGTACCCGCGCAGACACCAACATGGACGATCCCATCGCGATCACCCTCGACGAGGATGTCGACCCTGCCGTTCTCACGCTCACCGCCCCGCATGCCGGCTCTGCCGTCTCGATGACGGTGGGCAGCCTCGCGCAGGCTCGCACCGACTCCTCGACGGCGCCCGGCGGCCCGGTGCCCGGACGGAGATTCATCGCCACGCTCATGCCGGCCGCCCGATTCGTCACCCTGCACTGTGGCCGCTCTGCCGATACCGGCCTCCGCGCCTGGCCCGACCACGGACTCGGCGAACTCTGCGACGACGCGCCCGAATCCATTCGGAAACGGTGGCGGTCTCCGGCCGCGGGGCCGGTGCCGATCGGTCGCGGAACCGACAGTGAGACCGGCATCGATCTGTTCTCCGACGGTCCCCACGCTCTCGTCGCCGGCACCACGGGCAGCGGGAAATCCCTGCTCCTGCAGACATGGCTGCTGTCGATGGCCTTGGCACAGCCGCCTCGGCGACTGCGCTTCGTCCTCATCGATTTCAAGGGCGGGGCGACGTTCTCACCGCTGCAGGAGCTGCCGCACACCGACAGTGTGCTCGACGATTTCGACTCCGGTCTGGCATTTCGCGCTCTCGTCTCGGTGCGCGCCGAGATCACCCATCGGGAGCGGCTGCTGGCCGATCATGGGTGCGCCGATGTCGCCGATCTCGCTGCTCCTCCCCCACGTCTCGTCGTTGTCATCGACGAGTTCCATGCACTCATGGCGACTCATCCGCGAGCCGCTGACCTGCTCGAACACCTCACCGCCCTGGGCAGGTCCCTCGGCGTTCATCTCATTCTCGCCACACAGCGCCCCATGGGCGTCGTGACCGGGCAGATGAAGGCGAACATCAACGTCCGCGTGTGCCTGCGAGTGCGCGATGAGACCGATTCCTTCGACGTGATCGGCACGGAGGCGGGCGCGTTCCTGCCCGCGGACAAACCCGGTGCCGCCTGCCTGGACTCCGGGATCAGCGTCACCCGGTTCCGCGTGGCGGTGCCGTTCGGACATGACACCCACGCCGAGGCGGTCCTCCGACCCCGTATTCGCTCCTGGGGTCGGGGACCGGTTCCGTCCCTGGCCGGCGGGGTCGTCGGCGTCGACGTCGACAACATCGTCACAGCGGCCGGGGACAGTGACGATCCCGGGGAACCGTCGGTTCAGCGGCAGGTGGTGCTACCGCCGCTGCCCGAACCGGAAGAGGTGGCAGCCCGGGCAGGTGACGTATCGTCGCGGGCTTCTCGAGCGCTGGCCGCGGACTTCGATGAACCGGGGGCGGCAGGCGGTGAACCGTTCGCAGGGGTCACGGGAATCGTCGATGTTCCCAGTCACCAGCGGCAGGAGATGTGGACATTCGACCCGGATGTGGACGGCTCCTCAATCCTCACGGGCGGCAGCCCGGACACCGTGGAATCCGTGATCGCGACCATGGCACGAGCGGCCGCCCCCACCCGACGGATCATCGCGATCGGCAGGATCGCCGCAGCCCTCGACTGGGCCGAGATCAGCTGCGGCATGAGCTCAGGCTGGCAGATTCAGGCGGTTCTCGACCATCTCGCGGCCAGCGGGGGTCCGGCCAGGAACCCCCGAGACGGCACCGGCACCGAAACCCCGACGAGTTCGGGGCCGAGTCGACAGCCGCCGAGCCTGCTCGTGTGCAGCAATTGGGCCGAATTCGTCGACTCGCTCGACCACTGTTGGGCCGAACGCACCGAACGTCTCCTCGGGCATGGTCCCGGATCAGATCTCGTCTTCCTGCTTGCCGGGTGCCGGAACATGACGAGCAGAAGTTCGCGGTTCGCCACTCAGATCATCTTCCCTCCCGAGGCCGGGGAAGACGGGACGAGCGTCGGGCTCAGCCGCCAGCGATTCGCCGGCAGCTGGCCGGATCTGCGCGCCGTCATCCGCGGCCCGTGCGCACGGGCCGCCGGCGAGGACGGCGCCGATGTGCAATTCGCGCCCGCTGTCGCGGCACGATTCGATTC
Protein-coding regions in this window:
- a CDS encoding type II secretion system F family protein; this translates as MSYSQFALLSGACLGAGLFLIWTSLWQRPQSKRTQSRWVRELDDMLTGAGFPRLRPAHLLLISVAAFCIVTVVSTVLTGSWAIALCFGLFASWLPHRALQHRARSRQVMRRELWPETLDHLNSGVRAGLSLPEALSSLAHRGPEPLRPLFEVFAEEYRASGSFALALERFRQVSADPVADRIVVALSVTRQVGGSDLGTMLRALAQFVRDDARTRNELSARQQWTVNGARLAVAAPWVVLAFLSTRPETAVAYNSRTGLILLAAGFVVSLLAYQAMKRIGRLPAEPRVIEGSSLSAAHRRFADNAGMSSGFTADSDDSADGRAA
- a CDS encoding type II secretion system F family protein; this translates as MSLLGEPLSILALGLFNGFALCVFVLSLPPLRRPTLSSRIAPYLRDQESLVDIYAPPTPRADGFWGLAKSWLVSSTLWVTSRITTDATLRLRIDRLGGNATIERFRISQVLSILVGMIVAGGLAGALSAQRGFSPIVTVVLIISGGVAGHVFNDWRLSQAIARHESRVLAEFPTVAELLALSITAGEGIVEALERVCRTCSGDLIDELRAALAATRTGTPLVEALDTMATRIAIPEIVQFVDGLAVSMARGTPLAEVLRSQAADVREQSRRRLLELSGRKEIGMLVPVVVFVLPVTVIFAVFPSLTVLDLSP
- a CDS encoding TadE/TadG family type IV pilus assembly protein — encoded protein: MTAAGERSDSGSAVAEFALIASLLALILAGALQIGLVIHVRNTVIDSAIAGARQASLADQTPSDGQKLTRDLIRVSVGERYAQKVTVSTSQRGAVEIVEVRVTTPLPVLGLWGPAEVWDLRGRSIVEDIDRD
- a CDS encoding pilus assembly protein TadG-related protein, translating into MSATGEHGSKRRGNPTRGQEPDHDSDAGSITPLAIGFVVIALLLALLIAALTDLHMARRELQGLADSAALAASDSFEPAPGDDPGLVFSPPAAKRAAGRYLDAVPTPKDMGNLRLSADADGAHSVRIRIEARYSPALLSPFVPGLIDLHATAYARGALRLD
- a CDS encoding FtsK/SpoIIIE domain-containing protein — its product is MRTLGLIHRIETNGAVTSMSIEAESAQPAVDVFRSALGPELTHQDLITGNRLENRSIESISWGHWQRLNPITVVGANSLRNADTCADSARTSVSVLAGPDSGFALSLDPRRARLSRLSHTDCLTVIDPSISRTPQPLRLDATGDQPAIRLGTTVLAPGTADGSSAGSSSSAARSAPPIRSPPLHHSNDIHIAPKTIDDPRPARPPQWWTFLIPVGIGVVLAVATGMWWFLLFSVSAPLSGWVAYLVEKKRFTRDSAQCRLDRDEAVAEARARLRRLEAAQRHRIFSSPGLCLGFGTVFSDLTIDEQLQDGTDHVDGRVACADMPIRIDPRTTTVTVSGTPTVLRTMAFAWLADRRFRWRPDSELALLPELAGTEFSGDCASTKVRSGTRADTNMDDPIAITLDEDVDPAVLTLTAPHAGSAVSMTVGSLAQARTDSSTAPGGPVPGRRFIATLMPAARFVTLHCGRSADTGLRAWPDHGLGELCDDAPESIRKRWRSPAAGPVPIGRGTDSETGIDLFSDGPHALVAGTTGSGKSLLLQTWLLSMALAQPPRRLRFVLIDFKGGATFSPLQELPHTDSVLDDFDSGLAFRALVSVRAEITHRERLLADHGCADVADLAAPPPRLVVVIDEFHALMATHPRAADLLEHLTALGRSLGVHLILATQRPMGVVTGQMKANINVRVCLRVRDETDSFDVIGTEAGAFLPADKPGAACLDSGISVTRFRVAVPFGHDTHAEAVLRPRIRSWGRGPVPSLAGGVVGVDVDNIVTAAGDSDDPGEPSVQRQVVLPPLPEPEEVAARAGDVSSRASRALAADFDEPGAAGGEPFAGVTGIVDVPSHQRQEMWTFDPDVDGSSILTGGSPDTVESVIATMARAAAPTRRIIAIGRIAAALDWAEISCGMSSGWQIQAVLDHLAASGGPARNPRDGTGTETPTSSGPSRQPPSLLVCSNWAEFVDSLDHCWAERTERLLGHGPGSDLVFLLAGCRNMTSRSSRFATQIIFPPEAGEDGTSVGLSRQRFAGSWPDLRAVIRGPCARAAGEDGADVQFAPAVAARFDSSMSEAGTSILGGPPGIPESRKGFAPRWRGLDRPTVASEESFGTIPGCIPIGVDAFGDSVMWDPRRDGSVLTVRGSPQSGKTGFATYLGSLGVVDVHDDAHLESDPLDWDLLDGHDHVLTAPTRFTPGYGSPLAKAQNLGPLLVLGVHTGQDLTGLGVLRRAPLDGLAGTGWFVTEDQARPVRVFSPTGVAPDSAHVGRRS